The Brachypodium distachyon strain Bd21 chromosome 4, Brachypodium_distachyon_v3.0, whole genome shotgun sequence nucleotide sequence TTAGTACATGCCGTGTGTTTGGTATGGTACTCCTACTTCACAGAACAACTTTGACAAGTTTGAAGACCTACGCATGCAATTTTAAAGTTTATAGGAGCTATTTGACCGCGCTCAGGCAAATTTTATACGGACATAGGGTACTGCAATTGGTCCTCTAATAAAAATGACGCCAAACAAGCAAATACTAAACAACACATGTTAGTCACATCAACATAAATCTAGCAAATTCCCCTACTAAATCTATCAAACGCAATTATAGGGGTTCGCTTCAAAGCAATATTAGGAGCATTAAGTACGTGTCATTAGAAAAGaagagtagtagtagtacttaCCGCGGAGCGCGGTGGCGAGGTTGCCGTTGCCGACGAAGTCGGTGACGACGAGCTTCTCGTCGGGCGACCAGTAGAAGGCGCGCAGGCGCACGACGTTGGGGTGCCTGACCCGGCCCATGGCCCGCGCCTCCGCCCTGAACTCCTTGCGCCGGTcggcgccgcccacgccgccgcccagccggCGCACGGCCACCGGCGTGGACCCGCCGCCCACCACCACCTTGTACACGATCCCCTTCCCCCCCTTCCCCAGCACGTACGCCGACGACCGCAGCAGCTCGTCCAGCTCCACCCGGAACCCTTTATCGATCGCCACCAGctccccgtctccgccgccgccgccctgcttCCGGACGCctgcttcctcctcgtcgtcgtccgatGAGCCGCCGTCGTCCGATTCGTCCCTCGAGCCGCCTCTGCCACGCCGGGCCCACATGCAGCGGCAGAGCCCCTGCTTCCGATCCTCGTCGTCTTCATCGTCGTGGTCGCGGCTTTTCTTCCGGTCCTTGACTTTCCAGTATATGTAGACGAGGATGACGCCGACGAGGGCGACCCCGGCGGCGTCCGCCACGGAGATGAGCGCTATCAGGTTCGTTTTTATCGGGTGATGCTGCCTGCCctgatcggcggcggcggcggccgtggaggGGCTGGTGttctgcggcggcgccggggacaGCGTGGGCGGCGGGACGGCGCGGCAGGCGACCTGGAGCGGGAACCCGCAGAGCGCGGGGTTGTTGAGGAACGCGGTGGGGCCCTGGCTCGCCAGCGACCCCATCTGCGGGATCGCCCCGGACAGATTGTTGAACCGGAGGTCGAgcgccacggcggccggcagCCTTCCAAGCTCCGGCGGCACGACCCCCGAGAACTCGTTGTGGGACAAATTCAGCGTGCCGAAGAGCTTACCAAGCATCCCGAGGCTCGGGGGAACAGAGCCATTGAAGGTGTTTGAGGAAATGTCGAGCTGCTGCAGGCTGGGAGCCATCTCGGGCCAGATCCCGCCGGGAACCTCCCCGGAGAACCTGTTCCCCGATAGCACCAGCCGCTGGAGGCCCCGGCAGCCGCGGAGCTCGAGGGGAAGCTCCCCCGAGAGCGCGTTGCTGGAGATGTCGAGGTTCCGCAGCCGCGGGAGCCCGCTGCAGAGCGCGGCCACCGGGAGGACCCCTGTCAGCGCGTTGTTGTAGAGGAAGAGCGagtggagggaggaggcgttgGAGAGCGCGGCGGGGATGGCGCCCGTGAGGCGGTTGTCGTGGAGGTTGagccggcggaggaagagCAGCGAGCCGAGCTCCGAGGGGATGTAGCCGGAGACGTTCTTGCCCGCCACGGCGAGCCCCACCACGCGCGGCTGCGGAGGCTGCTGGGGTTGGGCGGAGGAGATGTTGGCGCAGGTGACTCCGGACCAGCGGCATGGGTCGGCGTCGGACTCGGACCAGGAGGAGAGCGCCGATGTTGGGTCCTCCGTCACCGCCGCCTTGAACGCTAGCAGCGCCAGCCCGTCGGCGGTCAGCGCcatggcggacggcggcggcggcggtagcgcgatgaggagcaggaggatgaggagaatCGTGGCCGGGATTGTCCTCATTTAGTCCAGAGTACGTAcgtgctcttcttcttcttctctgctctAGTGTTTGCGTCAGAGGCGAGACTCGAGAGCGCCTAACACTAACTGTCAGTGGCCAGAGACAAAGAGGCCAGAGACCGGAGGTTATACAGACAGAtctgctgcagcctgcaggtcCTTGCCATGTGGGAAAATCGGCAGTTCTGAGCCTGACAACAGGTGGAGGCCCGCCCCGTGACTAATTCTGTGATTGTTCTTCAGAGGATGATGCCCGATTTAGGCGCGATCTGGGCCGTTGATTTTCACCGATCGGACGGCCACGGCATACATGACAAGTGGGCCCATGGGTTTGAGCACTTGGGAGAACTGGGTGTCCACCTTTGGATGTTGGAAGTGTGGTGTGCATGCTAGTAGTGGCGATGgatatttctttctcttttgacATGTTAGTGTGGAAGTggttatgtgtgtgtgtggagaGACATGGTTAATGGCATTGGTGGGGTGGGTGTGTTCATTAGAGTAGGCCCCCAAATGTGCTAATGGAGCTCATGGGGGAGTATTAGCCTAGacagagagaggaggaggaggggagtaGAAGGGAAGCAAAGTTgagggccggccggccggcatgcAGGAGCATGATGTGGAGCTTCAAGTGTAGACCACTGTAGAGAGTATAGTATAGAGGGAATGGAATGGTGGTGGGACGTTGCGGTGAACCTAAGACAGGACGGCCATCCAATCATTCCCATGTATGGTTTGTGGACATTATGTTGGCCTGGTTGGTGAGCCCGGACGCATGTATCCGCGCTTGCACGCCTGCAGCCTGGTCGATCTGGTCCTGGTTAATTTATCACTACGGAGAACCGAGGAAGGACATGCCAGGATGACAGGATTAGCATTTAGCAGTGATCAGTCGTGTTTGTACGTTGCCCTGATGTGCCATGCATCTGGGTGCAATGAGAAACTGTTGTTACAGTATGTGGGTCTTTACAGACAGCTCAAGCATGCATGATTGATTTGGTTTCGTGCATGGCATGTCTTTCCATGGTTAACTAGCTAGCTTGGTGTATAGTACTTGTATGTAGCTTTCAGGGGGTGTACCGAGACCCAAGCGAATTGCTTGATTGCAGAGTAGAGGTGTGCTGCATGCAGTCTGTCAGTCTGCCGTCACAACTCATATGTATCATGTAATAGATTGACTGGAAATGGCAAAAGGTGGAGCCTAAGTAGTACTCActtcgattctaaattgttgtcgttgtttttaGTTCAGTTGCATTAAAGAAACGACCACAATTTTGAATCAGAGTAATTATCTGGTACCACTGCATTGAAGAAAATACTTACTGACGCcatatgtttttctttgctgTAATAGTGTACCATGTCAATTCTTATTTCTCACAGAGGGCAATTTCAGCCAATTGTGTATACGCTCTGCGTTAACCTCTGACCTGACGGAAGCAAAGGGTGCAGAATAATGGCACGATTCATCTTGgaacattttcttcttctttttgtctcGTGTATTCAGGAATCAGGACTGTCAATCACGTCCAGTTTGCTTTGCACAACGCAATACGCGTAATGATAATTGCCGCTTTCTTGTTTCAGGTctagtaaaaaaattataactaAGTTGGATACAAATGCAAAAATCTCTATTTTTCCTGCAGGACAGAAGCAGGGTATTTTACATGCAAGGCGGTCAGATCCATCGTCAATTCacctccattttttttttcaaactcgAAAACCAGGCCTCTACTTACTTATAACTTTTTTTGCTACAGTCTAGCCGACTAGCCCGGTGCCCCGGCCTGGCCTGGCCTGCTCCAGTCTAGATTAGGCTTGACCATCCAAATATCAGGCCCATTGTAATCCAGTCAAGTGCCCTCTGGGCAAGCGACAAACACAACAACTGAAGTACTCCCTGAACTATCACTGTGGGGTGATTCGAATTCGCATTGTTTCATGGCTCGCTCGGGTTCTCCACCGACTTGGGTTAGAGAACAGTCCTGAAGCATCACTCGGGCAAGAGAACTGATCAATCAGAGAGACTCGACCTCGTGCATGGGATGGTCAGCAGTTCAATTGCAAAATTATTTCCCTTCCCTATGGACGTGGTAACACTTCAACAAATTCCACTAGAGTGCAACCATGCGGATGTCTGGGTCTGACACTTGGAGGAGACCGGTGTGGGTGTGAGTGTGAGGTCGGCACGAAGACTGGATAGACGGTCGAGTGACGAAAAGTTCAAATAAAGAATACGAAGTAGAAGCTTTGGTGCCGAACGTGTAAAACACAAACTCCTTCTGAActctggtaaaaaaaaaagtccttCTGAACTTCGGGGTCTTTTACGCATCCATGCCACGTAGCAGAAATAGCTGCATGTGTCTTTCCCCGACCAGTAGACCGTTTCCACCGTTTCTACTCCAGTCTGTTTTGAAGTAGATATTCGCCCACCGAATTTGAAATGGCTCGGATGGGCCAGAATTCTGGCGTTTGGATGTTGTTGGATCTTTTGTTCGTTTGACCTAGTGAAGGTACGTATGTCCGCTCTACCCTTATGCATCTAGATTGAGCCGACCGGATATTGAGATTGACAAATAAATTCAGGCAAGTGTGAGCGTCCAATGTCAAGTCTGGTACATGAACTTTGGTGGGTTTCTATCTACCTGAGCTACGCTCAGTTCACAGAGTTGGAATTGACCAGCGATAGAATCAGACCGAACTTTGAACCGTTTTCCCGCACACTAGTCCCACAATTCccactgtcgtggtggtgtcacgacagatgccataggatggttTAACTTGGAaccgatggacgatggaggatccggaggagggaggatgtgaagagaaacacgcacaagttgcacaagcacacacggatttacccaggttcggagccctcttgccgagatAAGACttctactcctgctttgttgtattagccgagatagagaagctctacaatggggctccttgagctgtattcttgaagaagaagaagaagaagaagaagaagaagaaaaagaagaaggaggaggaggaggaggaggaggaggagaaaccctagatgtctaagtgCCCCCTCTCTTTTTACAGAGGGGTagggttctatttataggccgcccatgtcacactgacatgtgggccgagtctaacgtcatcttctttgggcccgccaggcacgcggcttggttccctccgggtggcaccgtaggggacaagacaattttacttttccctagcaccctgcagaaagtaccgttatcctctgccggcttccgtcagagattctctttcggtgcttccttTCTGCAGTCACCTGGCATCGGTACGTACGCGCTGACCGCTTTTcgtgagatgatgatggcgctgctttactttgcaccgcgtggttagtaagaccgttgagagatcttgGCTATCGCCGAGATCAaagtgctcgtccttatcctgcaaactcataagacaaaatagccatgccggcatacgcctgggatgccggcttagtgttagtttgactttacgatgccgACATATATAACTATGCTggctttgcctccgtcatctcggctagagttatgtcgccatgaccctacccggagtcatcccccgacactagtccccgaagctgttgcggtccggcagagaagaatgtcgggccacgacagtttTCCATAGATAGGCCACCAAAGCCTACTTGGGCTTAGCCGAGAAAGATGCCGAGACAACCCCAGATTctcctagccgagatcaatCCATTCCGACATTCCAGGTCGGCGTGCTTATCCGGCCCTTAGCCGAGATTTTTTCTCCTCCATGGCCGACAGTTGAAAACTTACTACTGCCGATATAGATGTCACCTGTGACTTGGATAATACACTCCAATAAACTAACGGGAGGATAAGGCAGGAGTTACTGTCGTTGTTTTTGAGGCGAGCGCGCCGTCCCATCAGACAGTAAAGCCGTCAGAGCCATTAAGAGGGgaatttcggttcccacgcaGACACTTATCCTCCCGGATCTTGCGAGATTCTCGGTGGCACGCCACGCAGTAACCAAGCATGCACTTTGATGGGAATAACTGCCCCAAATCATGCGCAATCTTCCCGTTAGCCACTGAGGTGGTGGGCATGGGGAACCCGCACCCCATTACTGCGCCACGGGTATAAGTAACAGGGGAGGGCGAGGgcagaaaacccttcgcactcctcacactcttcgtcctcctctgtTCTCATGCTCCTCGCGCACTCCCCCCCCACCTGCTAGCTCTGAGCTTCCCCACCGCCGCGGTTTCTCGCCTCCGAGCTCGTTGCCGTCGGTTCGCTCGCACCCATCTAGGTCTCCGCCACATTAGCTTGCTAGCCCGAGCCTCGTGGAAGCACCATCTTCACCGAATCCTCCAAACCCTAGATTTGTTCTCCATCCATGGCGTCTTCTTCTCGCaaccccgccgtcgaccctgctgctcagTAGGCTGAAGAGAGGGCCGGCTCCGAGCGAGCCGGCTGGGAGGGCTCGGACGTCACTCCGACGGACATccagtggctccgccgctcccggcggatCCCGGAGGACGTTGAGTGCCGGATTCCCGGCGGCAAGACCGTGCCAACTCCAGAGGCTGGTGAGCGCGTTGTCTTTCTTGCTCACTTTGAGCGCGGTTTTGCTCTTCCTGCTAGTGATTTGCTCAGGAATTTCCTAAATTTctttggcctccagccgcaccaccttccggcgaATGCCATTCTTACTCTCTCGGCATTCGTCACTTGCTGTGAAGGCTATCTCGGCCTTTGGCCCTCCATCGACCTGTGGTcccggtacttcatgttccggccaaAGGTTCTTCCTGATAAGGACAATCCCGGCGCCATGAAATCGATGACCGAATGCGGCGCCGGCACTGTCATTCCTCATCGGGGTTCCGCCTTCCCCTGGATtcagggtcttgagtcatgtaaaagatggctcaagacctttttctatgttaAAAATTCCTCTGAAGTCGACAAGATCAATCTGCCGGGATTTGAAGTCGGCCCCCCGGAGGACAAGAGAAACTGGTCTTACGACCCGAAGGAGGGCCTCCCGGAGGTCAACGAGATccacgccgccatcctcgagctcaaggacAACGGGATGACGGCTGACGATCTGTTGGCCACTTTTCTGTACCGGCGGCTGTGTCCACTCCAGCGCTGGGTACACAAGATGTGTTTCTATGGTGGCCAATTTGACCCGGACAGGGTGTCGACCTTCAAGCTCACCCACGCTGAAGTCCGGCGCCGGGTcaaggcgatcgccaagacgAACATGTCCGAGAAATGGAcatggggtatgccggcatacagccGGGATCGTCGCGCTCCTTCggcaaattttaatttttacttATCTCCTGTTCATATCCGACATATGTTTATGCCGGCTCTTATCTGACGAATACCTTTCTCCGCTCAATTTGACTTCTTTGTGCAGAGATTCTCTCTTCAGCGACGCGAAGATGGGAATTCCCCGGATAAACGTTTCGCCGCCCCGCGCAGGTCTATCAACGCTGAAGATCTGGATTCAGAGGACTTCATGCCGATCGCCCATGCCAGCCCTCGACGTACCGAGAGTAAGTATCTCCGACATCCCCTTGTAATCCTTACCATACTTGTTAGCAAAGTATTTACTCTTGCTTTATCCCGTAAATAGCCGACTCGGGCGAGCCTGCTGCCGAGGCATCGGATGCAGGCGCCGCTGCGGCACCAGTCCGGGAGAGGCGTGCAGTCTCGAAGCGCGCCGCCGAGAAAGATCTTCCGCAGAatgtgaagcggaagaaaactgCGGCACATGGCCCCAAGCCTAAGCCCCTGATCGTCGGGTAAGGCCAATATAACCTCAACCTCtgatgtcggttttcttcttttgttgtcaaGCAAGCAGCTAACTTTTATTTCTGTAGGGAGGCTCTGACAGCCACGCAATATCAGAGGTGCATTGCGTCTGAGATCCCGGcggctccgtcttcccatgcCGAGGCTTCAAACCCGGCCACGGGTGAGGCCGAAACCGTCGCGGATCCGACCTCCCCCGCCCGGGACGTCGGTCGAGCATCGTCGCCACGGTCGTCGGCCAGACGGAGACTCCTACGGCCGGAGCCTCGGCAACCGAGGTGCTCCTTCCTCGGCTGCAGTCGAGACGTCGACGGAGCCGCAAGCCTCGGAGACGCTACGGCAGCCGGCAACGAGTCCCTAGGAACCCCAAGGACCACAGCCGACTCCGACGTCGCCTCTGTCTCCATCACAGCCGGAAGCCACCCAAGTTGCTGCCGTGCGGGCCAAGAAGGCTAAAGGCCCTGCTGCCGCGACAGGATTGGCAGCTCCGGGTTCCACTGGTCCGCAGCCTTCCGGCAGGCATCAAGGGTCCCTCCAGACGACCAGCGGGCACAACTGGCACTGGGCCAGTTCGTAACGGACTGGAACAGCGCCGACAGTTACGAGGTGACCTCCAGCACCCTCCAGGCGGCTCGGCAAAGCCCGCTGGTGGGACCTCCACCCGCGGCGACTCCAGAATCGGTGGCCACCCGGATGTACCAAGCAAGGGTGGCCTTGTTTGAGGCCAACCGATCTGCCGAGGTATGAAGAATTccttaaaatatttttctttaaattCCAGTATAGTAcccatactcctagtccctgaggtttagggcgagtaagaattagtcggcctgaagcttatccccttaaaatttcaaacactCTGCAACCCTTAGAAAtgtcaaacacttattccccaaGACtaaggccgggtttagaatagtcggcctgaagctttagaagcttcaaacagttattccccgagattcaggccgggtttagaatagtcggcctgaagctttagaagctttaaacacttattccccgggattcaggccgggtttagaatagtcggcctgaagctttagaagcttcaaacacttattccccgggattcaggccgggtttagaatagtcggcctgaagctttagaagcttcaaacacttattccccgggattcaggccgggtttagaatagtcggcctgaagctttagaagcttcaaacacttattccccgagattcgggctgggtttagaatagtcggcctgaagctttagaagcttcaaacacttattcctcAAGATTCGGActgggtttagaatagtcggcctgaagctttagaagctttaaacacttattccccgagattcaggccgggtttagaatagtcggcctaaAGCTTGTAATTGCCGACTTCTTTACTGTACCAAACTTACCAGCAAATTGGCCAACATCCAGGCCTTTCGCGCGCTGTGGctgggagaagaagctccgacGGACATCCCGGAGTTGGCCAAGCGCTTGTTGGAGGTCGAGTCTCGGCTAAGTGACTGGCAGGAGTCGGCCGCGcgcatcggcgccgacgaggcacTGTCGTTCATACTGTCCTAGAACGACGAcatcaacctcgacgtgctgcagtcGATGCGTGTCCGCTCCCCCTTTCTTACTGATCCCGAGTTGGTCGCCAAGCGCAAGGAGCGGGCttactccttcatccagtatGCCGATGTGCATACGTTTGTGGAAGGCCCGCCATCCGAAGTCGAGATGACCGACGGGGGCGAAGAAGCAGCGGATGAGGAAGCTGCTGTGGAGTCGGCCTCCACCACGACGGATGCGCCGAGTTCCGGCGCCAACAACCCCTCCGTCTCTTCTTAGCTAAGTTAGAAAAAACTTTAGAAATATCAGATCCTCGGAATGCCGGCTGCAAATGTAGCcgtaatatttttgtttgtaagacatcttgtttttaatttaattaagtcTTTTTCTTATCGAATTCCcgaccgagtccccgagttcattttttctcttagtgaaaatttatgacttcggttcttttgtctgccttgccagcgttcgacgtatgaatcgcaaAGTGATAAAACCACCCTTTCGAAAAAAGTGGCTTGACAAATTCGCTCGGCAATTATCGAGTTAAGGAAGAAATGCCAAGTTAAGATAATGTGCATCTCGGATCGCTTCATTGCTTGTTTCCACAGtcgcttttcatgtgttcggTTATTTTATACCCGTCTCTAACTtaccatgaagccgggttgcggactgcaacgaagtcatagaggggattttcAACACCGACACACTATTAGACCGACATAAGAGTACGCAACTAAGCCACGCCGACATACAAAAGATAAATGCAATTAAGCACTTAAATGATATGGAAGTCCTcgagtttcttttaagaactcggcagataatttcattgtcttaaaACATTCAGCATAAGGAAAAAACGATATAAATACTcagctctcaagtatagaacggacgaagcaaagctatgttccatggcctcttggtctcctcacctgaccggtccatcctgttcgccttggggtcttgtgcatctataaAATAATAGGAATCATTGCggagcgctttgctcacaatgaagggtccttcccatggaggtgatagtttgtgcatgccggctgtgcgtTGCACAAGTCGGAGGACAAGATTTCCTTCCCAGAAAACTCGCGGGctgacctttcggctgtgataatgccttaggtgttgttgatagatggccgaccgagataaaGCCAATTctcgtgcttcttcgagcaagtcgacatcattttcttgggcctcttttacctcggcttccgtatacatggttactcgtggagagtcatgttcaatgtcggctggtaggatagcttccgccccgtatacgaggaagaatggcgtgtagcctgtagagcgattgggagtcgtcctgagactccatagcacggCCGGGAGTTCGTCCAGCCAGCATCCCGGCGTACGCTCCAATGGCTCAATTAGCCGAGGTTTTATGTCGGATAaaaccatgccgtttgctctTTCAACTTGTCCATTGGATTGAGGATGTGCTACGGAAGCGACatccagccggattttcttcTCCGCACAGAATCGTGCGAAAGGTCCCTCCGcgaagttcgttccattatccgtgatgataatgtgcgggtacccatatctcaagatgatatctttcagaaatgacaccacggttttgccgtcacacttttTTATCGGCTTcacctcaatccatttggtgaacttgtcgaccatAACCAGGATATGCGTCATGTCTCCTCGTGCCTGCTTGAACGGTCCCACCAtgtccaaacaccaaacagcaaacggccaagtgattggattagtcttgagttcggatgccggcatatgaattttgtt carries:
- the LOC100821153 gene encoding receptor protein kinase-like protein ZAR1, yielding MRTIPATILLILLLLIALPPPPPSAMALTADGLALLAFKAAVTEDPTSALSSWSESDADPCRWSGVTCANISSAQPQQPPQPRVVGLAVAGKNVSGYIPSELGSLLFLRRLNLHDNRLTGAIPAALSNASSLHSLFLYNNALTGVLPVAALCSGLPRLRNLDISSNALSGELPLELRGCRGLQRLVLSGNRFSGEVPGGIWPEMAPSLQQLDISSNTFNGSVPPSLGMLGKLFGTLNLSHNEFSGVVPPELGRLPAAVALDLRFNNLSGAIPQMGSLASQGPTAFLNNPALCGFPLQVACRAVPPPTLSPAPPQNTSPSTAAAAADQGRQHHPIKTNLIALISVADAAGVALVGVILVYIYWKVKDRKKSRDHDDEDDEDRKQGLCRCMWARRGRGGSRDESDDGGSSDDDEEEAGVRKQGGGGGDGELVAIDKGFRVELDELLRSSAYVLGKGGKGIVYKVVVGGGSTPVAVRRLGGGVGGADRRKEFRAEARAMGRVRHPNVVRLRAFYWSPDEKLVVTDFVGNGNLATALRGRSGEPALSWAARLKIAKGAARGLAHLHECSPRRFVHGEVKPSNILLDADFTPRVADFGLVRLLAIAGCAQDTSLPQPPPPSSGGLLGGAIPYTKPAPGQGGAGYRAPEARTAGARPAQKWDVFSFGVVLLELLTGRGPASDHASSPSTSASFSGPASSSTGTTTDRSGSGEHGGGAGVPEVVRWVRRGFEEDSRPVAEMVDPALLRAAPTLPKKELVAAFHAALACTEADPELRPKMKTVAESLDKIGS